One genomic segment of Dehalococcoidia bacterium includes these proteins:
- a CDS encoding substrate-binding domain-containing protein encodes MKKYLLILTFIFLLACSTEESSEIDISSTSSNESINSNKDDISDLSETFSQHEKMIESYIQNESNLNENLNNLSDELLITKNQLNELIEKNDNLKEENLLLQMSLNNLRIQYETPNIEKSSEEMPLIISSEKEIKEAKEAFPNNTFLNRNNLRIEGSDSVYPYINQALKNYTYKNLNDNDIEITQTGQDKAFEKFLDGEIQIAMASSKWHDREFNQLDAEGINYTQIPISYFGIAFIVNRNNNLECLTRKKLSQIWIEGSNFYSWNQIEQRLSSSQIQFFGHKLDSIISDYFVRDMHTGDMQSKNLRRIVEKQNDTEIISAVNQLFGGFGFIDSAKVNPMVKAIDLTHNWDMNGNPMDCKEVNYKNTSNPDSGLPFMWQRVLYVNHDVADKLTYDFLEYYLNNATEITITAEEFITNGEPAYHPYSQLDYDDFWNQIEKDAGNIN; translated from the coding sequence ATGAAAAAATATCTACTAATTCTTACTTTTATATTTTTACTTGCCTGCTCAACTGAAGAAAGCTCAGAAATTGACATTAGTAGTACTAGCTCCAACGAATCCATAAATTCAAATAAAGATGATATATCTGATCTATCAGAAACTTTTTCTCAACATGAAAAAATGATTGAATCATATATTCAAAATGAATCTAATCTCAATGAAAATCTAAATAACCTTAGTGATGAGCTTCTAATAACAAAAAATCAGCTTAATGAATTAATAGAAAAGAATGATAACCTCAAGGAAGAAAATTTACTCTTACAAATGAGCTTGAATAATCTTAGAATCCAATATGAAACTCCAAATATTGAAAAAAGCTCAGAGGAAATGCCACTAATTATTTCATCAGAAAAAGAAATAAAAGAGGCTAAAGAAGCATTTCCAAATAATACTTTTCTAAATAGAAACAACTTAAGAATCGAGGGATCTGATTCGGTCTATCCTTATATAAATCAAGCCCTAAAAAACTATACTTATAAAAACTTAAATGATAACGACATTGAGATAACTCAAACAGGTCAAGATAAAGCATTTGAAAAGTTCTTAGATGGTGAAATTCAAATAGCAATGGCCTCATCTAAGTGGCATGATAGAGAATTTAATCAACTGGATGCAGAAGGTATAAATTATACTCAGATACCTATAAGTTATTTTGGTATTGCATTTATAGTAAATAGAAATAACAATCTAGAATGCTTAACTCGAAAAAAATTATCTCAGATATGGATTGAAGGATCGAATTTTTATAGTTGGAATCAGATAGAGCAAAGATTATCATCTTCACAAATTCAATTTTTTGGGCATAAATTAGATTCTATAATTTCTGATTATTTCGTAAGAGATATGCATACAGGAGATATGCAATCAAAAAATCTAAGACGAATAGTAGAAAAGCAAAATGATACTGAAATAATATCTGCTGTAAATCAACTATTCGGAGGTTTTGGATTTATAGATAGTGCAAAAGTAAATCCAATGGTCAAGGCAATTGATCTTACACATAATTGGGATATGAATGGGAACCCAATGGATTGTAAAGAAGTAAATTATAAAAATACATCTAATCCTGATTCAGGGTTACCATTTATGTGGCAAAGAGTTTTATATGTAAATCATGATGTAGCAGATAAATTAACATATGATTTTTTAGAATATTATCTTAATAATGCTACAGAAATAACTATTACAGCAGAAGAATTTATTACTAACGGTGAACCAGCCTATCATCCATATTCACAGCTGGATTATGATGATTTTTGGAACCAAATTGAAAAAGATGCTGGGAATATCAATTAG
- a CDS encoding acyltransferase family protein, whose protein sequence is MKLERLHYLDALRAFAMYLGIVLHVCIPILPWYEDYEMKEIYSIILLLIHGFRMPLFMLLSGFFAQMIINRYGLIKFIDNRLRRIGLPYLVFVPLITILFIFTFFLGNIFVNWDSVNLTNEIKELEDNDEFSHGHLWFMYFLIIFTFLYSFLIYISKKTNIRININYSLLAMMPMILIFLIFQPEEIISRPATDVSFFPHWSILGYYFGFFLFGALFFKLENNGLSLIRSFSEKQKLFYWIPVVSFIVCLIISENKVYLLGEIFNFIYTWSSIFVLVLIAYKLINRHHNKIRYLSDASYYIYIIHIPFVILFQGIFSRLEIYHFIKFLLIISFVTIFSLISYHYFVRNTFIGTLLNGKKSNEQISAYEKEI, encoded by the coding sequence ATGAAACTTGAAAGATTACATTATCTTGATGCTCTAAGAGCATTTGCTATGTACTTAGGCATAGTTCTTCATGTTTGTATACCTATACTACCATGGTACGAAGATTATGAAATGAAGGAAATTTATAGCATTATTTTATTGTTAATCCATGGATTTAGAATGCCGCTATTCATGCTTCTTAGTGGATTCTTTGCACAAATGATAATAAATAGGTATGGATTAATCAAATTTATAGATAACAGATTAAGAAGAATAGGATTGCCATACTTAGTATTTGTTCCATTAATTACTATTCTATTTATATTTACATTTTTCTTAGGAAATATTTTTGTTAATTGGGATTCAGTAAATCTTACGAATGAGATAAAAGAATTAGAAGATAATGACGAGTTTAGTCATGGACATCTATGGTTTATGTATTTTTTAATAATTTTCACTTTTCTTTATTCCTTTCTAATTTATATATCTAAAAAGACTAATATAAGAATAAATATAAATTATTCATTATTGGCAATGATGCCAATGATTCTAATTTTTTTAATTTTTCAACCAGAAGAAATAATATCTAGGCCAGCAACTGATGTAAGTTTTTTTCCCCACTGGTCAATATTAGGATATTATTTTGGATTTTTTTTATTTGGAGCATTATTTTTTAAGCTTGAAAATAACGGATTAAGCTTAATAAGAAGCTTTTCAGAAAAACAGAAATTATTTTATTGGATACCTGTTGTTTCCTTTATAGTTTGCCTAATTATTTCAGAAAACAAAGTTTATTTGTTAGGAGAAATATTTAATTTTATTTATACTTGGAGTTCAATATTTGTTTTGGTTCTTATTGCCTATAAACTCATAAATCGTCATCATAATAAGATAAGATATTTATCTGACGCTTCGTACTATATATACATAATTCATATTCCTTTTGTAATTTTATTTCAAGGAATATTTTCTCGCTTAGAAATCTATCACTTTATAAAATTTTTACTGATTATATCTTTTGTGACAATTTTTTCTTTAATTAGTTATCATTATTTTGTTAGAAATACATTTATAGGAACTCTACTAAATGGTAAAAAATCAAATGAGCAAATAAGTGCTTATGAAAAAGAAATTTAA
- a CDS encoding dihydrodipicolinate synthase family protein, whose product MNNNGVHFMMPTVFNDSGKIDLESMMNITKFAKDSGCAGIVLLGVMGEAHRLSEEERNFLIKEISNSSKKLSLILTIGVSAESGYLVSKYSETASNAGAEQVMVAPPIMKKPNEKVLYRYYEEVNNSIDDNTKIVIQDLPDQSGVYMSPEFMVNLDKSLEKVNSIKLEDPPTPSKISKIVKIKSKDLKIFGGLGGLFFLEELLRGASGTMTGFAFTEILVQIYNLYNSKKIDEAKKIFYEWLPLIRYENTAGISLSIRKEILKRRNITKFSNLRYPTPAMDEDDKKELDFILNDYI is encoded by the coding sequence ATGAATAATAACGGCGTGCATTTTATGATGCCAACTGTGTTTAATGACTCAGGCAAAATAGATCTAGAATCAATGATGAATATAACCAAATTTGCAAAAGATTCGGGATGCGCGGGAATTGTTCTATTAGGGGTTATGGGTGAGGCCCATAGGCTATCTGAAGAAGAAAGAAATTTCCTTATAAAAGAAATTTCTAACTCATCAAAAAAATTATCATTAATACTCACAATAGGAGTAAGTGCGGAAAGTGGGTATTTAGTATCAAAATATTCAGAAACTGCTTCAAACGCCGGGGCAGAGCAGGTAATGGTAGCTCCACCAATAATGAAGAAACCAAATGAAAAGGTTTTATATCGTTATTATGAAGAGGTAAATAATTCAATTGATGATAATACGAAAATTGTTATCCAGGATCTTCCCGATCAATCAGGAGTTTACATGTCACCTGAGTTCATGGTTAATTTAGATAAGAGTTTAGAAAAAGTTAATTCTATAAAACTTGAGGATCCACCTACTCCTTCTAAAATATCTAAAATTGTAAAAATTAAATCTAAAGACTTAAAAATTTTCGGAGGTCTCGGAGGCTTATTCTTCTTAGAAGAGCTTCTTAGAGGGGCTTCTGGAACTATGACAGGATTTGCTTTTACAGAAATTTTAGTTCAAATATATAACCTATATAATTCAAAAAAAATAGACGAAGCAAAAAAAATATTTTATGAGTGGTTGCCTTTGATTAGATATGAAAATACCGCAGGTATATCTCTATCAATAAGAAAAGAGATCTTAAAAAGAAGAAATATAACTAAATTTTCTAACTTAAGGTACCCAACTCCAGCTATGGATGAAGATGACAAAAAAGAGTTAGATTTTATACTAAATGACTACATCTAG
- a CDS encoding glutaredoxin family protein — translation MDKVEKSIMYSHPTCGYCDLLREELVDQGLDFKEIDVSKSPEYWEEVEKLSGGDRITPVLVKSDGTVEIGFRGIGCNYNS, via the coding sequence ATGGATAAAGTAGAAAAATCAATTATGTATAGTCATCCTACATGCGGATACTGTGACTTATTAAGAGAAGAGCTTGTAGATCAAGGGCTTGATTTCAAAGAAATTGATGTATCTAAATCTCCCGAATACTGGGAAGAGGTTGAGAAACTTTCTGGTGGCGATAGAATTACGCCTGTTCTAGTTAAGTCTGACGGAACTGTAGAAATAGGATTTAGAGGTATTGGTTGTAATTATAATTCTTAG